GTGATGGCGACGCTGATCTCCAGTTCGCCGTTTTTCGACATCCCCTACGAAAGCCTTTCCAGCCCCCTGCGGCAAAACATGTACCTGATCCGCCTCGGGCTGTTTGTTGTGCTGATGTATCTGGGGGCGGTGCTCGCCCTGCGTGGCCGGGATGAGTTCAATCTGGTGATCCCTTACGTGCGCTTCGTGCCGCACCAGGTAGACGTGCCGCTGGCGGTCGTCGACACCAGTGCGCTGATCGACTCCCGGATCGCGGGCATTTGCGAGAGCAAGTTCATGGGCTACGGGCTCGTGATCCCCCGCTTTGTAATCGACGAGCTCCACCGCGTGGCCGATTCGTCGGACCCGGTGCGTCAGGCTAAGGGCCGTCGTGGGCTGGAGACGCTACGCCGCCTGCGCGATCTGCCGCACCTCGACCTGCGCATCAACGAGAGCGAGGTCGAGAACCGCCAGAATGTCGACGCCAAGCTGATCTTCCTCGCCCAAAGCCTCAAGGCCCGGATCGTGACGACCGACTTCAACCTCGCCCAGATCGCAGAGTTCCACAACGTCGAGTGGCTCAACCTCAACGCCTTGGGCAAGGCCTTGGTGCCGCGCCCCGTCGTGGGGGAGCGCTTCGAGATCAAGCTCGTCAAGCCCGGCAAGGAGAGCGACCAGGCGGTGGGTTATATGTCCGACGGCTCGATGGTCGTCGTCAGCCACGCGCGCAGCCTGATCGGTCAGGAGATCGCGGTGGAGGTCCAGAGCGTGGTGCCATCCAATGCGGGCGTCATCCTTTTTGCCGACAAGGTTTAATTTACAATTGTTGGTGGCATATCTTTAGGATCGGTGGTAAGCGTTTACCGCAGAACACGTAAAGGGCCCGTGAAAACCCCTGCAGTGGACCCAATACCCCACTATTTACTTGGCTTTGCGGGGTTCTTGCGTATTCATTTTCGTCGTAGTCAAGTCTGTTGGCTACGATCCATACGCTAACCGCAAGATTGTTATTATTATGAAGAAGAAGTCCGGTTTCACCCTCGTTGAAATCATGATCGTCGTGGTCATCATCGGCCTCCTCGCCGCCATGGCCATCCCCGCTTTCCAAAGCGTCCGCGTCTCCTCCCAGGCCGGTGCCGCTGAAAACAACCTGAAGCAGATCGCCCAGACCGGTCAGCGCGCCATCATCGAAAACGGCCTCGCCTCCGTGACCTATGATGAGCTCATCAGCACCGGTAATGCTGCAGGTACTGCTGAGTGGGATCTTCCTTACCTCAAGACTATCCAACCTGCTTCCCGCGAAGACTATACTGGTCTGACCGTTTTCGAAGAAGGCGGTTGGCTTAAGGTTTCGTTGGACGGTTCGACGACAGAGTCTCTTTCCGGCACAACGACACCTTCGACCGACAGTTCCGTCATCATCTGGGAATACTAGTCCCAGCCCTGAAGCAGTTTTTATAGATGCTTTTGGAGCCCGCCGTTTTGGCGGGCTTCTTCTTTGTACGGCCCTTGCCAAGCAGACGGCAGGTTGCCAACGTCTAGGCCCATGTCATCTTCATCGGATCAGCCCCGTTCGCTGCTGCAGTCGCTGTTGCCGCTCATTATTGTGGGCGGGATTGGCGCGCTGGTGGTCGGCGCGCTCTGGATTGGCCTCGGCACGGATCGTTTGATCGCCTGGGTGGGCACGGCCAGCCGAGGGGTGCAAGACTGGCTGCAGGTGATCCCGCCGTGGGCGTATTGGCTGTGCTTTGCACTCCTCCCCGCGCTGGGGGTGCCGCTGACCTTCTTTTACCTCACCGCGATCCCGGTGATGGGGGCATACGGGCCTGCTTGGGCGATTGTGGCGGCCGGAGGGGCCGTGTTTGCCAATATGTGGCTGAGCTACGTGCTGACAGATAGCGCCTTGCGCCCGCATCTGCAACGCCTGCTGGAGAGCCGGGGCTGGAGCATCCCGCGCCTGCCGCCGAGCGAGATGGTGCAGACGATCCTGACGATCCGTCTTTCGCCCATGCCCTACGCGATGCAAAACTACCTGCTCGGGCTGAGCGAGTGTGGTTTGCGCCGCTATCTTACGTATTCCTTTCCGCCGCAAATGCTTATCGGCACGCTGGTCATGCTGATGGGCGACAGCATATTGAAGGGCAACTTCGGGCTGCTGATTCTCGGGATTTTCCTGTTTCTGCTCTTGAGCATCGCCCTGCGTTACCTGCGCCGTTACCTCAAGGCCAAGGCAGAGCCTCGCAATGCGTGACGCGCTGATCAGCACGGTGCAGCAGGCCCTGAGCGTTTCGGAGCTGACTGAAAAGATCCGCGAGACCCTGGAGACCGGCTTTGGCGAGATCTGGGTGCGCGGCGAGGTCAGCAACCTGCGCAACCAGAGCAGCGGGCACGTCTATTTTTCGCTGAAAGATGCCGGCGCGCAGATCAGTGCGGTGGCCTTTCGCCAAGTCGCTGCGCGGTTGCCCTTCCAGCTCAAGGACGGGCAGCAGGTGGTGGCATTCGGTCGTCTCTCGGTCTTCCCTCCCCGGGGCGGCTACCAGCTCGTGGTGCAACTCGTCGTCGAGGAAGGCCTGGGGCGTCTGCAGGCCAAGTTCGAGGCGCTCAAGCGCAAGCTCGCCGATGAAGGCCTGTTCGACCCTGAGCGCAAGCAGCCGATCCCACCGCTGCCGCGCACCGTGGGCTTTGTCACCTCTCCCACCGGTGCAGCCCTGCGCGACTTTGTCAGCATTCTGCAGCGCCGAGGCTGGGCAGGCACGCTGCGGGTCTTCCCCGCTCGGGTGCAAGGGCAGGGGGCAGCCGAGGAAATCGCCCGTCAGATCCACCGGGCCGATCAAGGAAGCTTGTGCGACCTGTTGGTGATCGGACGGGGTGGGGGCAGCCTTGAAGACCTCTGGCCCTTTAACGAAGAGATCGTGGTGCGCGCGGTGGCGGAGTGCTCGCTGCCGGTCATCTCTGCGGTCGGCCACGAGATCGACTATGCCTTGAGCGACTTCGCGGCTGACCGCCGTGCGGAGACGCCTTCCGCTGCCGCCGAGCTGATCAGCAGCGCCTTCCTGGAGCAGCGCGAGCGGATGCTGGCGCTCGCTGAGCGCCTCGACCAGACGGTCGACCTCGGGCTGGAGCGCCGGAGCGTGCGCTTCGAGCGTCTGCGCCACCGCTGGCAGCAACAGGCTCCACGCCACCGGCTGGAGCAGGGCTGGCTGCGCCTCGACGATTTGACGAACCGGCTCGGCGGAGCAGGGCAGCGCCACCTTTCGCGACTGGAGCAGACCCTTTACCGCCTGGAGCGACGCTTCCGTGAGCTGCACCCCGAGGTGGCCGTGCGACTGGGCCGCGAGCGCCTGCGCCAACTGGCCTTGCGCCTGCGCGCGAGCAGCCCCGAGCAGATCCTCCAGCGCGGCTACATCCTTGCGACCGACCTGAAGGGCCGCCCCATCACCGATTCTGCCAGGATCCGCCCGGAGCAGTCCTTCAACCTCCGATTCCGCGATGGTGAGATCCAGGTGCGTCGGGAGGTTCGGACCGAGCAGACGGAGTTGGGCCTCGAGTAGAACTGGATTACATTACTGCCATGCCCGAATTGGCTGAAGTCGAGTTTTTCCGCAAAGTCTGGAACCCCGGGCTCGGGCACCGCATCGAGCGCGTCCACCTGCACCACGGCAAGCGGCTGTTGCGTGGTGTGGATACGAGCGCCCTCGTCGCTGGCTTGACCGGGGCCGTGCTGGAGCGCTCGGAGGCAAAGGCCAAGCAAATGCTTTTCACCTTTTCAACGCCCGCCCACCTCGGTATCCACCTGGGTATGACGGGGCGGATGCTCGTCGAGGCCGTCGACTTCCAGCCGGGCAAGCACGACCACCTTGTGCTGTACCAAGCAGAGCGCGCGCTGGTGTTTCGCGACCCCCGGCTCTTCGGTCGGGTGCAATACGACGAAGGCCCTGAGCCCCCCGCTTACTGGCAGACGATCCCCTTTGCGATCACGGACGGGCGCTTTACGGTGGAGGTGGTGGAGGCCTTTCTGCAGCGCCGCCGCAAGAGCCCGCTCAAGGCCGTGCTGCTGATGCAGGAACGCTTCCCGGGCATCGGCAACTGGATGGCCGATGAGATCCTCTGGCGCGCTCGCCTCAAGCCACATGCCCCCGCCGGTTCACTGAGTGCCCCGGAGGTCCACACGCTGCATGAAAAGGTGCAGGAGGTGGCGCGCGATGCCCTCGAGGTGATTGCCGGACGCGACGAAGACGACCTGCCGCATTACATGAACGAGCGCATCCCCGAGAGTTGGCTCTTCAATCACCGCTGGCGCGACGGCGGCACTTGCCCGCAGACGGGTAAGCCGCTGGAGCGTGAGCAAATCGGCGGCCGCACCACGTGTTGGAGCCCCGCCTGGCAAACCAAGCCGGCGGACTAACTCGCGGCGGGCGCTTCTTGTTTCGGCGCGGCGGCTTTCTTCTTCTTGCTCTTGCCGAAGAAGCGGCGCCATGCGAGCGCGAACCCGGTCCACACGAGCACCAGCGCGGCGACGCAGGCGAGGAAGCCGATGACTTGGCCGATGGGGCCCGCCACGGTGGAGGTATGGATCGCGCGGATCGACTGGCGCAGCTTGAGGCGCAGCGGCAGGTCTTTGGCCGACTCCAGCTGGAGGACCTCTGCGGTGACCGGGTGCAGGTAAAGTTTGGAAGGGCTGGCCGGGAAGGAGATCTTGCTGTCCTTCACATTGACCACGATCGGTTGGGGGCCACTGGGCGCTTCGGCCCGGCGCCCTTCGCCGCTTGGAGCCTGTCGCGGCTGGCCTTCCGGGCGAGGCCCGCCTTCGGCACGGCCGGAGCCGCTACCATCGCGGGGGCCTTGACCGCCTCCAGGGCCACGACCGCCGCCTTCGCGCAGGGTCAGCTGGATTTCCGACCAGGTCGGCACTTCGGTCGAAGCGGCGGCAACGATGGCCGAGGGGGAGGGGCGTTGGTGCAGTTGTTCGGGCGTCAACTCCAGTTGGAAGGCGGGTGCCTCCGGTTGCGGCCCACCCAGCCAGGTAAAGAAGTCGCGCCCCCAGCTATACGACCAGTTGATGGCCGTGAGGGTAAAGATCAGGAGGGGCAACGCGGCCCAAAAGCCCAGCACATTGTGCCAGTTGAAGTCGCGCGCCTTGCCCTTCACGCTGCGGAACCACAGCTGGCCGCGCAGCACCTTGGAGGTCCAGCGCCGGGGCCACCAGAGGTAGATGCCCGTTACGATCAGCACGACGAAGGCGAGGTTGGAGGCACCCGTGATGGCCTTGCCCACCTCGCGTTGCTCGCCGCCCATCGCCAGCCAGCGGTGCCACACCATCATGGTGCGCATAAAGCCACTGGCAGCGGTTTCTTCCGGCGCGGTCAGCTCCCCCGTGTAGGGGTTGAGATACTGGTAGTCGCGGCGGCCGAAATTGACGCGCAGTAGGCGGTCTTCGTCGCGGTAAAAGGTCAGGCTCTGGGCGGGCTGCTCCGTTGCGTTGGCGCGCGCCACCAGTTCGTCCACGCTCAGCGGCTCTTCCCCAGCGGGCGGGGTGAAGTGGGTCTGCGCGTGTTGCGACCACTCGATCACGTCGTGCTCGAAAACGAGCACCGCACCCGTGAAGGACATGATGGCCACGATGACGCCGCAGACGATACCAGCAATCAGGTGAAGCCAGAAGAGCACTTTACGAAAGCTCATGATCAGAAGGAGAAAGCGAAGGTGAGCGCGAAGCGTCTGTTGCTATGGCATGAGGCGACCCCATGGCAAGTGCATTGTGAGAACAAATCTCATTCGCGAATGTCGAGCCTGCAACTCTCTTGTGGCTCGCGATTTGCCAAAGGCTACCCTCCCGCCTAGGCTACAGCGATGCAAAGGGTCGTTGAGCCTGAGATATTAGATGGTCTGGCCTGGGACGATCCGGCTGCTTTAGGCAACCGCCGCGATCTACGCACTATCAACGCACTGATGGGCAACTTCTCGTGGTTTGGGCAAGAGCTGCGGATGCACCTGCGGCCCGATGAGCACATTATCGAGCTGGCGGCGGGAGACGGCGCGCTCGGGCGCTATCTGGAGCGGCACATCATCGCGCCCTTCGGCTACCGTGGCGGCTATGCGGGGCTGGACCGCATCCCGCGCCCCCAGCGTTGGCCCGAAGACTGGGAGTGGCTGGAGACGGATTTGGCGAACTGGTGCGAAAGTGGCGGTTGCCCGGTGGTAATCGGCAACTTCATCCTGCATCAGCTCACCGATGAAGAGCTGCGATCGCTGGGTGAAAAACTGCGCTGCGCCCGCGTCCTGCTCTTCAACGAGACGGCGCGCTGCCGCTCCGCACTTTGTCTGGCCTACCTTGGTTATGTCCTTGGCTTCAACCGGGTTTCCCGCCACGATGCGCCCGTGAGCGTGCGAGCGGGATTTCAAGGCAGGGAATTGGCCGACCTTTTGGGGTTGGACGACGAGACGTGGAGCATCCATGCGTGGACGACGCCCATGGGCAGCTATCGGCTGAAGGCGATCCGGAAGGAGGAGCCGAGCGCTTGATGCGGCCTCTCCACGTCATGGGAGGGGGGCTCGCGGGGCTGGCCCTAGGCATCGGCCTGCGTCGGCACGACATCCCAGTGCAGATTCGCGAGGCCGGCGATTACCCACGCCACCGCGTGTGCGGCGAGTTCCTGGCCGGGATCCGCCCGGAGACGCTGCAATACTTCGGCATCAGCGACTTGTTTCAGGATGCCCTGCGCCTGGAGACCACCCGCTGGTACCGTGGCGACAACCTGATTTACGAGCGCCAGTTGCCCGAACCTGCGCTGGCGATTTCGCGCTACGAACTGGATGCGCGCCTCAGCCGCCGCTTTCACCAACTGGGTGGCGACTTGATGCAGCGTTCGCGCGTCAACTTGAGCGAAAACCAGGAAGGCGTCATCTGGGCTACCGGGCGTCGGAGGGCAACCAACCAGGCCCGTAAGCGCTGGCTGGGCCTGAAGATCCACGCCGTAGAGCTGGAACTGACGAGCGATCTCGAGCTACATTTTGGGCGAGGCGGCTACATCGGGCTCTCTCGCCTACCCAAGCACCGGGTCAACATCTGTGGGCTCTTCGAGCTGCAAAGCTCGTTGCAAGGGCGCGATGCCGATCTGATCCTCGCCTACCTGCAGCACGTCGGGCTCAAGAAGCTCAGCCACCGCCTGCGCTACGAGTCGCTCGACCCCGCTACCTTCCAGTCCGTCACCGCGATGGACTACAGTCGCCATCGCCCCCCGCCGGGCTACTTTTGCGTGGGCGACTGCTGGAGCCTGATGCCGCCCTTTACTGGCAACGGTATGACGCGCGCCCTTGAGCACGCCGCCGTCGCTACACCACTCTTGACCTACTATGCCACCCAGCAAATGAGCTGGAAGGAAGCGCTGAAAGGGCTGACCTCCGACAGCCAAAAGACCTTTGGCGGACGGCTGCGACGGGCCCAGATCCTGCATCATCTGTTGCTTAGCTCGCTGGGGCAGGGAGGCGTCGCCTTTCTGGCACGCCGCAACTGGCTGCCTTTCGACCAGCTTTACCACGCTCTCCATTAGGACATCATGTATCTTACCGGCATTGCCACGGCCCTGCCTTCACGTTGCTACCGTCAAGAGGACCTCTGGCATGTCTACGAACACTCTGCGTTGCGTGATCGATTACGCCCCCGTTCAACCGAGCTGCTGGGCAAGATCCTGCTTGGCGACAATGGGATCGAGACGCGTTACCTTGCGGCCGAGCGAGTAGGCGAGATCTTCGACCTCGACGCCCAGGCGCTCAACCGCACCTTCGAGGCTGCCGCCCCACCGCTGGCCGAGCAGGCGCTGCGCCCGGCATTGGAGAACGCGGGGGTGCCTCCCGGAGAGCTGGACGCCCTTTACGTCTGTACCTGCACAGGCTACCTCTGCCCGGGGCTCACGAGCTACCTCAGCGAACGCCTTGGTCTGCGGGCCGACGCCTATCTGCAGGACTTGGTGGGCCTGGGGTGTGGTGCTGCCATCCCGACTTTGCGCTCGGCTGCCCATCACGTGGCCGCCCACCCAGAGGCCAAGGTGGCAGTCGTAGCGGTCGAGATCTGCAGTGCGGCCTTTTACCTCGACGACGATCCGGGGGTGATCATCAGTGCCTGCCTCTTTGGCGACGGTGCCGCCGCCACCATCTGGACCGGCACCCCGCCCGCTGCTGGCCCGTCCTGGCGCTGCGGTGCCTTCGATACCGTGGTGATTCCCGAAAAACGCGACATCCTGCGCTTCGAGAATCGCGAGGGCAAGCTGCGCAACCTGCTTCACCGCTCCGTGCCTCGCGAAGCAGGCAACGCCGTGCGCCAGTTGTTCGAAAGGGATCAGGCCCGTGGCCATGCGCGTCCGGATGCCCTGATCCTCCACGCAGGCGGTCGGGATGTGCTGGACGCGATCGAGCAGACAGTCCCCGGCTACACCAGCCCGTGGTCGCGCGAAGTCTTGCGCCAGTGCGGCAATATGAGCAGCCCCAGCGTGCTCTTTGCCTTGGAACGTTTTCTAACCGACAAAAAAGCCAAAGACGCACAACGTCTTTGGCTCAGCAGTTTCGGCGCCGGCTTCTCCGCCCACAGCTGCGCGCTGGAGCGGGAGTAGAGGAGGTGGCGCGGGTTAGTTAGGGTAGACCCAAATCCAGCTACCGCCCGCCCATTCCTGAGAAACATCATCCCATATGGCAAACCAATTCCAGCCGCTTCGAAGGGGCTCTGTCATCTGGTAGGTTAGCCAAGTATATCCCTTGGCAGGTGTGGTCACTTGTTGCCACTCGCCTCCTACCCACGTTTGGTCATCTTCATTCCAGACATTCAGAAAGGTCCACCCGGAATAGGCTATGTTGTTCCAGTTTCTGAAGCTGATCTCAACTTCAGGCATGTCGCCTTCAATGACCGACCAAGGGTAAACTTCCGACTCCACCACTTGCAGTCCTGAATCGTTACCTCCAACGTAAAAGTCCACCCGAGCGTCAGGGTAATAGCCTGCGAAAAAACCGTCAATTATAAGCGATACTGGCCCTTCGGTGTCGCAGGTGAAGGTGTAGCTTTGATCAAGAGTTTCCCGGTACGAGGCGTATATGTTGTAGCTGCTGCCAGGAAGGCGAGGCGTCGATAAAAAGCTGAAGCGGACAGTCCAATTTTCTCCTCCCCCGCTAGCGCTAAGGTCGGTGATGAGCTGATAATTGACCTCCACGGACTGACCAACCCGTGGGGTATAGTCTGAAAGGTTTGTAATCACCAAGTCAACGGGTTGGGCGCAAAGGGAAGAACCCAAAGCCAAGAAGAGGGGAAGGATTTGTTTCATTAGGTAAAGGGATTTTTAACAGAGTTATATTACGTGAGTGCAGTTTGATAATGAACTTCGTTGTCTTGCTTTACAAGCAGGATTTTCCTTAAGTTAAGGGCGTGATGATTAGATCTAAGGATGCTTATTCCTTATTAGCCTGTATTGCAGCAATATCCGTCTTTGGTGGAGCCTACTATTGCGGGTAGGCGTTGGCCGTTCCACTGGAGGGCAAGGGTGTTGTCATTGCAAAAAAACCTCAGGACACGAGATCGAACCAGCGACCAAGTGGTTAATCCCGCCTTGGCGGGACTCTACCGCTGAGGAGTTCGCGTCGGATGCGTGCGGCTGACTTCCATGCCTTGATCTCGCGTTCTCGGCGTACGGCGCTGGAGCGGTCTGGATGCGCTTCTTGCCAGACGAGTTCCCACGGTCCGTTTTTACGGGTGTATTTGCCTGCGCTACAATCGGTGGAGTTATGACTCTCTAGGCGTGCAACAAGATCGGTGCTCTGGCCGATATAGAAGCGTCCGGCTGGGTTTTGCAGGATGTAAACGTAACAATCCATCGCTTCCAAAACCATGGCTGCTCGGGCTGGGATCGAACCAGCGACCAAGTGGTTAATCCCGCCTTGGCGGGACTCTACCGCTGAGCAATGCGCGTCGTATGCGTGCGGCAGACTTCCATGCCTTGATCTCGCGTTCTCGGCGCATGGCGCTGGAGCGGTCTGGATGCGCTTCTTGCCAAACGAGTTCCCACGGTCCGTTTTTGCGGGTGTATTTGCCTGCGCTACGATCGGTGGAGTTATGACTCTCTAGGCGTGCAACAAGATCGGTGCTCTGCCCGATATAGAAGCGTCCGGCTGGGTTTTGCAGGATGTAAACGTAGCAAGACATCGCTTTCAAAACCATGGCTGCTCGGGCTGGGATCGAACCAGCGACCAAGTGGTTAACAGCCACCTGCTCTACCGCTGAGCTACCGAGCAACTGCGGATTTTCCTGTCGAGGAAAAGCCCTGAATGAAGTCAGGGAGATGGAGGTGTGTCAAAGATAAATTTACGCGGGTGGGTACTTTTTTTGCGTTTCCGCCCGCGAGGCAGTGTCAATAGGCGAGGAAGCGGTTGCGGACTTCAGGGGCGGGCACGTAGGTGTGGTCGATGGTGCCGACGGCGCGGGAGAGGGTGGGGCGGTTTTGGGAGACGCCTTCGTAGGGGATGTCGCGCAGGGCTTTGGGCACGAAGCGCAGGCGGCGGAGGGTGCGCCAGGGCTGTTTGCAGTAGCTGAGGGCGCGCAGCACGGCGTCGGACTTGAAATGAGCGTGTTGCGGTTCGATCAGCACGACGGATTTGATGTAATCTTCGTCGATATCGTGCTCGCGCAGCAGTTGTCTGCCGGGCTCGCTCTGGAGTGGAGCGTAGTGGAGGTGCCCGGCCGGGTCGTGTTGCACGAGCCAGTGGACGGCGGCGCGGCAGAAGTTGCAATCGCCATCGAAGAGTAAAACGGGGTGGGACATGCCATGAGGTACGCAGGTTCCATGCACACGGCGACGGATCGCGACACCGAGTGCTTGCGAAATACGAATCGGAGGCCTTGTGTCGGCAGGTGGCAAATTGGCAACTGGACTGGGTGCCTTACGAGCGATCGTTTGTCGTCCCCCTGAACACCGCGCATGGGCCGTGGTTTGAGCGGCGGGGCGTGCTGCTGCGCCTGCGCGACCCGGAGGGGCGGACGGGGTACGGCGAGGTGGCACCAGTGCCGGAGTTTGGCAGCGAAAATTGGACGCAGGTGGTGGCGTTTCTGGAGCAATCGGCCTCTCAGGTGGCGGGGGATCCCACGCTCGTGCCGGCTGCGCTGCCGGCGACCCGTTTTGCGCTGGATGTCGCTCGCTGGAGCCTCGATGCCCCGCCCGCACAGTTCGATTTCGAGAATACGGCCTTGTTGCCGGGTGGCGATACGGCGCTGGAGACTTTGCGCCAGCTACGGGCGGAGGGCTTTCGTTGCTTCAAGGTGAAGCTGGGGGTGCAGTCGGCGGCGGAAGAGTTGGCACTGGTCGAATCGTTGTGGGATGCCTTGCCCGACGACGGGGAGCTGCGGCTGGATGCCAATGCCAGCTTTATGGGCACAGAGCTGGACTGGTGGGGCGAGCACCTGCAAGGGCTGGACCGCATCGGCTTTCTGGAGCAGCCCTTGCCGCC
The Verrucomicrobiota bacterium JB022 DNA segment above includes these coding regions:
- a CDS encoding GIY-YIG nuclease family protein; the protein is MSCYVYILQNPAGRFYIGQSTDLVARLESHNSTDRSAGKYTRKNGPWELVWQEAHPDRSSAMRREREIKAWKSAARIRRALLSGRVPPRRD
- a CDS encoding DNA-formamidopyrimidine glycosylase family protein, translating into MPELAEVEFFRKVWNPGLGHRIERVHLHHGKRLLRGVDTSALVAGLTGAVLERSEAKAKQMLFTFSTPAHLGIHLGMTGRMLVEAVDFQPGKHDHLVLYQAERALVFRDPRLFGRVQYDEGPEPPAYWQTIPFAITDGRFTVEVVEAFLQRRRKSPLKAVLLMQERFPGIGNWMADEILWRARLKPHAPAGSLSAPEVHTLHEKVQEVARDALEVIAGRDEDDLPHYMNERIPESWLFNHRWRDGGTCPQTGKPLEREQIGGRTTCWSPAWQTKPAD
- a CDS encoding prepilin-type N-terminal cleavage/methylation domain-containing protein: MKKKSGFTLVEIMIVVVIIGLLAAMAIPAFQSVRVSSQAGAAENNLKQIAQTGQRAIIENGLASVTYDELISTGNAAGTAEWDLPYLKTIQPASREDYTGLTVFEEGGWLKVSLDGSTTESLSGTTTPSTDSSVIIWEY
- a CDS encoding 3-oxoacyl-[acyl-carrier-protein] synthase III C-terminal domain-containing protein encodes the protein MYLTGIATALPSRCYRQEDLWHVYEHSALRDRLRPRSTELLGKILLGDNGIETRYLAAERVGEIFDLDAQALNRTFEAAAPPLAEQALRPALENAGVPPGELDALYVCTCTGYLCPGLTSYLSERLGLRADAYLQDLVGLGCGAAIPTLRSAAHHVAAHPEAKVAVVAVEICSAAFYLDDDPGVIISACLFGDGAAATIWTGTPPAAGPSWRCGAFDTVVIPEKRDILRFENREGKLRNLLHRSVPREAGNAVRQLFERDQARGHARPDALILHAGGRDVLDAIEQTVPGYTSPWSREVLRQCGNMSSPSVLFALERFLTDKKAKDAQRLWLSSFGAGFSAHSCALERE
- a CDS encoding twitching motility protein PilT; amino-acid sequence: MRETIRTIRIFFLLLCITAAVLVTVAVPEWEGLWLRAVAIGGGLGALVVLVDIMLKGFSLRGLSALTFGLFIGWVMATLISSSPFFDIPYESLSSPLRQNMYLIRLGLFVVLMYLGAVLALRGRDEFNLVIPYVRFVPHQVDVPLAVVDTSALIDSRIAGICESKFMGYGLVIPRFVIDELHRVADSSDPVRQAKGRRGLETLRRLRDLPHLDLRINESEVENRQNVDAKLIFLAQSLKARIVTTDFNLAQIAEFHNVEWLNLNALGKALVPRPVVGERFEIKLVKPGKESDQAVGYMSDGSMVVVSHARSLIGQEIAVEVQSVVPSNAGVILFADKV
- a CDS encoding PepSY-associated TM helix domain-containing protein, whose protein sequence is MSFRKVLFWLHLIAGIVCGVIVAIMSFTGAVLVFEHDVIEWSQHAQTHFTPPAGEEPLSVDELVARANATEQPAQSLTFYRDEDRLLRVNFGRRDYQYLNPYTGELTAPEETAASGFMRTMMVWHRWLAMGGEQREVGKAITGASNLAFVVLIVTGIYLWWPRRWTSKVLRGQLWFRSVKGKARDFNWHNVLGFWAALPLLIFTLTAINWSYSWGRDFFTWLGGPQPEAPAFQLELTPEQLHQRPSPSAIVAAASTEVPTWSEIQLTLREGGGRGPGGGQGPRDGSGSGRAEGGPRPEGQPRQAPSGEGRRAEAPSGPQPIVVNVKDSKISFPASPSKLYLHPVTAEVLQLESAKDLPLRLKLRQSIRAIHTSTVAGPIGQVIGFLACVAALVLVWTGFALAWRRFFGKSKKKKAAAPKQEAPAAS
- the menC gene encoding o-succinylbenzoate synthase is translated as MLAKYESEALCRQVANWQLDWVPYERSFVVPLNTAHGPWFERRGVLLRLRDPEGRTGYGEVAPVPEFGSENWTQVVAFLEQSASQVAGDPTLVPAALPATRFALDVARWSLDAPPAQFDFENTALLPGGDTALETLRQLRAEGFRCFKVKLGVQSAAEELALVESLWDALPDDGELRLDANASFMGTELDWWGEHLQGLDRIGFLEQPLPPGQEQDMRAAMLRWGVPLALDESLALHGGLKRALQTGWPGPLVLKLSLLGDLQALRSQLAGARAPLMASSVFETGIGLYQTLRIAAELGVNRRVGYGTIAYFDDGWNGFENTPRLTSAEVCDELFTELWNRACHRWS
- a CDS encoding GIY-YIG nuclease family protein yields the protein MDCYVYILQNPAGRFYIGQSTDLVARLESHNSTDCSAGKYTRKNGPWELVWQEAHPDRSSAVRREREIKAWKSAARIRRELLSGRVPPRRD
- the xseA gene encoding exodeoxyribonuclease VII large subunit, translated to MRDALISTVQQALSVSELTEKIRETLETGFGEIWVRGEVSNLRNQSSGHVYFSLKDAGAQISAVAFRQVAARLPFQLKDGQQVVAFGRLSVFPPRGGYQLVVQLVVEEGLGRLQAKFEALKRKLADEGLFDPERKQPIPPLPRTVGFVTSPTGAALRDFVSILQRRGWAGTLRVFPARVQGQGAAEEIARQIHRADQGSLCDLLVIGRGGGSLEDLWPFNEEIVVRAVAECSLPVISAVGHEIDYALSDFAADRRAETPSAAAELISSAFLEQRERMLALAERLDQTVDLGLERRSVRFERLRHRWQQQAPRHRLEQGWLRLDDLTNRLGGAGQRHLSRLEQTLYRLERRFRELHPEVAVRLGRERLRQLALRLRASSPEQILQRGYILATDLKGRPITDSARIRPEQSFNLRFRDGEIQVRREVRTEQTELGLE
- a CDS encoding DCC1-like thiol-disulfide oxidoreductase family protein; translated protein: MSHPVLLFDGDCNFCRAAVHWLVQHDPAGHLHYAPLQSEPGRQLLREHDIDEDYIKSVVLIEPQHAHFKSDAVLRALSYCKQPWRTLRRLRFVPKALRDIPYEGVSQNRPTLSRAVGTIDHTYVPAPEVRNRFLAY